A segment of the Catenuloplanes nepalensis genome:
CACGCCGCCCTTGCCGGACTGCGAGTTGACCCGGATGACCGCCTCGTACGAGCGGCCCACGTCCTTCGGGTCGATCGGCAGGTAGGGCACGGCCCACTCGAATTCGTCGATGTCGGTGCCCGCCGAGGACGCGTCCTCGGCCAGCGCGTCGAAGCCCTTCTTGATCGCGTCCTGGTGCGAGCCGGAGAACGCGGTGTAGACCAGATCGCCCGCGTACGGGTGGCGCTCGTGCACCGGCAGCTGGTTGCAGTATTCGACGGTCCGCTTGATCTCGTCGATCTGGGAGAAGTCGATCTGCGGGTCGATGCCCTGGGAGAACAGGTTCAGCCCCAGCGTGACCAGGTCGACGTTGCCGGTCCGCTCGCCGTTGCCGAACAGGCAGCCCTCGATCCGGTCCGCGCCGGCCAGCAGGCCCAGCTCGGCGGCCGCGACCGCGGTGCCCCGGTCGTTGTGCGGGTGCAGCGACAGCACGAGCGAGTCACGGCGCGGCAGGTGCCGGTGCATCCACTCGATCGAGTCGGCGTAGACGTTCGGCGTGGCCATCTCGACCGTGGCCGGCAGGTTGATGATCAGCTTCCGGTCCGGCGTCGGGTCGATCACGTCGATCACCGCGGAGCAGATCTCCAGCGCGTAGTCCAGTTCGGTGCCGGTGTAGGACTCCGGCGAGTACTCGTAGTAGATCTCGGTGTCCGGCGTGTGGATCTCCGCGTACTTCTGGCAGAGCCGCGCGCCGCTGGTCGCGATGTCGGTGATGCCGTCCCTGTCCAGGCCGAACACCACGCGCCGTTGCAGCGTGGACGTCGAGTTGTAGAAGTGCACGATCGCCCGCTTCGCGCCGCGCAGCGACTGATACGTCCGGTCGATCAGGTGCTCCCGGCACTGGGTCAGCACCTGGATGGTCACGTCGTCCGGGATCAGGTCCTGCTCGATCAGCTGCCGGACGAAGTCGAAGTCGGTCTGCGACGCGGCCGGGAAGCCGACCTCGATCTCCTTGTAGCCCATCTGGACCAGCAGCTGGAACATCCGGCGCTTGCGCTCCGGCGACATCGGGTCGATCAGCGCCTGGTTGCCGTCCCGCAGGTCGACCGCGGACCAGCGCGGCGCGGTCTCGACGCGGCGGGCCGGCCACTGCCGGTCCGGCAGGTCGATCGCGAACTGTTCGTGAAACGGCCGGTACCGCGTGAACGGCATGCTGCTGGGCTGCTGGGTGGCGATGGGGTCACTGTGCGTACTCATGGTGGTCTCAAGCTCCCGTGGAAGAGGTCTGGGCGGACGGCATCTCCGGCAGAGACCGGAGGCCGGGGCCGACGGGCGGGCGCTTGCGAGCTGTGGTCGTGGCGCGCGCTAGATCACCGCGACGAGGTGCCGGCCTGGAATGGGGCCTCGTCGCGGCGGCGAAGGAGGAGACCCTGCTGCCACATGACGAAGTCCACCCTACGTGATCCACTCCGCACTGGCGAATGCGTGCCCACCTGTCAAGACCGACTGCCGGCGTGCCCGTTATCCGTCCACCGGCGTACCCGCTGATGGGGTCGAGGTCTGGGGTGGGGGTGTCGCCATGCCGAGCGCCGGGCCCGTCGTCACCGGCCCGGGCAGCGTGATCGTGCCCGGCCCGGTCACCGGCGCCTGGGTCAGCGCCAGCGTCCCGAAGCTGAGCTTCGCGCCGGTCAGCACGCCGACATCGTTGTAGCAGTAGATGCCGGTGTCGAGCGGCGCGTCCAGCGAGGCGTAGGTCGACTCGACCGCGTAGCACTGGCCGGCGACGCCGTCGGCGACCGGCTTCGCCAGCGAGACGGACAGCGGCGCCTCCCGGTCGGTCAGCACCGCGCGCCAGTCCGTGAACGCGTGCTGCACGCGCGGGTCGATGTGCTTCGGCAGCGCGCCGTCCGGGTCGGTGATCCGGATGCAGACCGGCGATACCGGCCGGGTCTCCGACGGCAGCGCGCACTGGAACAGGCCGTCGCCGTTGACCGCCACCGACACGTCCGCCAGGCCGCCCATCGCACCGCCCGCGATGTCCACCCGCCAGCTGCGGTCCGTCGCGAACGTGACGATCACCGCGCGCGGCGCGCCGCCGCCCCCGGTGAGCGTGTACGTGGCGACGACCGAGTTGTCCTCCGCGGCCGCGGCGCGCGCGGCCAGCGCGGATCGGGGGCTCGCCGGCGGCCCGGTGGTCACCGCCGGTGAGGCCACGGCCGCCGGTTCGGGTGCACCGCCGCCGCACCCGGCCGCGGTGGCGACGACGAACAGCGCTAGCAGAACCGGAATCGGTCGGGTCGTCTCCACGGGCCCATTCTCGGTCGCCCACGAGTGGTTGATCGTGAACATTCGTGCACGACACGCCGGGCGGTTGGTGCCAGTTTTCTCGCCGGTTTTCGGCTTTCCGTACGCCTTGTCGCAGGTCGCGACCGGGATTCCGGCCGGATCGTGGGATCGAGTGCGGCCGGTGCGAGAACTCGTCGGTACCCTGGTGAGGCTTACTCGCCGCCGCGGGTCGTTCACCCGGCGTCGGCGCGTGTTCTCGTCGGTCTCGTTTTGTCGGTCTCGTCTGGAGGGTGCGACACCCGTGGCGCTCGTGGTGCAGAAGTACGGCGGTTCCTCGGTCGCGAACGCGGAGCGGATCAAACGGGTCGCCGAGCGCATCGTGGCCGCGCGGAAAGCCGGCAACGACGTGGTCGCGGTCGTGTCCGCGATGGGCGACACGACGGACGAACTGCTCGACCTGGCACACCAGGTCAGCCCGCTGCCGCCCGGCCGTGAGCTGGACATGCTGCTCACCGCAGGCGAGCGCATCTCGATGGCGCTGCTGGCGATGGCGATCCACAACCTCGGCTTCGAGGCCCGCTCCTACACCGGCTCGCAGGCCGGCGTGATGACCACGTCCGTGCACGGGCGGGCGCGGATCATAGACGTCACCCCCGGCCGCCTGCAGTCCGCGCTGGACGAGGGCGCGATCGCGATCGTGGCCGGCTTCCAGGGCGTCTCGCAGGACACCAAGGACGTCACCACGCTGGGCCGCGGCGGGTCGGACACCACCGCGGTCGCGCTCGCGGCCGCGCTCGGCGCGGACGTCTGCGAGATCTACACGGACGTGGACGGCGTGTTCACCGCCGACCCGCGGATCGTCTCCGACGCGCGGCACATCAAGACCATCACGTACGAGGAGATGCTGGAGCTCGCCGCCTGTGGCGCGAAGGTGCTCCACCTGCGTAGCGTCGAGTACGCGCGCCGGGCGAACCTCCCCATCCACGTGCGCTCGTCGTATTCGAACAACACCGGCACCATGGTCACCGGATCGATGGAGGACCCTTCTGTGGAGCACGCACTGATCACCGGTGTCGCCCACGACCGCAGCGAAGCGAAGATCACGATCGTCGCCGTGCCGGACGAGCCCGGCGCCGCCGCGAAGATCTTCGAGACCGTGGCCGAGGCCGAGATCAACATCGACATGATCGTGCAGAACGTCTCCACCGAGGGGACCGGCCGCACCGACATCTCGTTCACGCTCCCCAAGGCCGACGGCCCGACCGCGATGGCCGCGCTCAACAAGGTGCAGGAGCAGGTCATGTTCAAGGGCCTGCTCTACGACGACCACGTCGGCAAGGTCTCGCTGATCGGCGCCGGCATGCGCTCACACCCGGGCATCGCCGCGAAGTTCTTCTCCTCACTCGGCGAGGCCGGCGTGAACATCGAGATGATCTCCACTTCGGAGATCCGGGTCTCGGTCGTCTGCCGCGACACCGACCTGGACGCCGCCGTGCGCTCCATCCACGACGCGTTCGACCTCGGTGGCAACGAGGAGGCCG
Coding sequences within it:
- a CDS encoding aspartate kinase, with protein sequence MALVVQKYGGSSVANAERIKRVAERIVAARKAGNDVVAVVSAMGDTTDELLDLAHQVSPLPPGRELDMLLTAGERISMALLAMAIHNLGFEARSYTGSQAGVMTTSVHGRARIIDVTPGRLQSALDEGAIAIVAGFQGVSQDTKDVTTLGRGGSDTTAVALAAALGADVCEIYTDVDGVFTADPRIVSDARHIKTITYEEMLELAACGAKVLHLRSVEYARRANLPIHVRSSYSNNTGTMVTGSMEDPSVEHALITGVAHDRSEAKITIVAVPDEPGAAAKIFETVAEAEINIDMIVQNVSTEGTGRTDISFTLPKADGPTAMAALNKVQEQVMFKGLLYDDHVGKVSLIGAGMRSHPGIAAKFFSSLGEAGVNIEMISTSEIRVSVVCRDTDLDAAVRSIHDAFDLGGNEEAVVYAGTGR
- the leuA gene encoding 2-isopropylmalate synthase, with the translated sequence MSTHSDPIATQQPSSMPFTRYRPFHEQFAIDLPDRQWPARRVETAPRWSAVDLRDGNQALIDPMSPERKRRMFQLLVQMGYKEIEVGFPAASQTDFDFVRQLIEQDLIPDDVTIQVLTQCREHLIDRTYQSLRGAKRAIVHFYNSTSTLQRRVVFGLDRDGITDIATSGARLCQKYAEIHTPDTEIYYEYSPESYTGTELDYALEICSAVIDVIDPTPDRKLIINLPATVEMATPNVYADSIEWMHRHLPRRDSLVLSLHPHNDRGTAVAAAELGLLAGADRIEGCLFGNGERTGNVDLVTLGLNLFSQGIDPQIDFSQIDEIKRTVEYCNQLPVHERHPYAGDLVYTAFSGSHQDAIKKGFDALAEDASSAGTDIDEFEWAVPYLPIDPKDVGRSYEAVIRVNSQSGKGGVAYIMKEEHKFDLPRRLQIEFSGVVQSVTDGEGGEVGTQRMFEIFARSYLVEHQVTPRLALERYSTASVDGKVEIEAEVHYQGNRRPLAAVGNGPIDAYVQALQALGIRVRVLDYAEHALAAGENAQAAAYVECEINEVVYWGVGLDANIVTASIKAVTSAVNRAR